The genomic segment GCCGGCCAGCATGGTGGGCCGGCGGCAGTCGATCGAGGTCGGCCCGATGAGCGGCGAGAGCAATGTGATCTTCTGGCTCGAGCAGCACGGCATCGAGCCGACGCCCGAGCGCGTCACCGCCGTGTTCCAGCGCGCGAAGAGCGTGGATCGTGTGTTGCTGGACGAAGAGATTCGCGGCGTGCTCGCGGCGCTCGACGAATCGCGAGTGCGAAGCTAGGGAATTTCGGCGGGCGTCCTGGGAGCGCCGGCCCGCAACAGGAGAGCACATGCGTAGAAATCATCGAGTCGCGGTGATCGCCGGCGATGGCATCGGTCCCGAGGTCGTGCACGAAGCGCTACGAGTGCTCGAGCGCCTGGCCTCGGTGGAAGGCTTCGGCATCCAGCTCAGCACCTACCCGTTCGGCGCCGAGCACTACCTCCAGTCGAAGGAGATCTTCCCCGAGAGCGCGTTCAACGAGGTGCGCCAGCACGACGCGATCCTGCTCGGCGCGATCGGCGATCCACGCATCGAGGTCGGGCTGCTCGAGTTCGGCATCATCGCCAAGATGCGCTTCGAGCTCGACCTGTTCGTGAATCTGCGGCCGGTCCGGCTCTACGCCGAGCACCTCTGCCCGCTCAAGGACACGCGAGCCGAGCAGGTGGACTTCACGGTGGTGCGCGAGAACACCGAAGACGCCTACGCCGGCATGCGCGGCTTCTTCAAGAAAGGCACCGCCGACGAGATCGCCACCCAGGAGATCATCTTCACGCGCAAGGGCGTCGAGCGGGTGATTCGCTACGCCTTCGAGCTGGCGCGCTCGCGCCCGCGCAAGAAGCTGACGCTGATCGACAAGGCCAACGCGGTGCGGGCGATGGACCTGTGGACGCGCGTGTTCGCCGAGGTCGGCGCCGAGTACCCGGACATCAAGCGTGAGCACAACTACATCGACGCCGCCTGCATGTACGTGGTGCGCAATCCCGAGGGCTTCGACACCGTCGTCACCAGCAACATGTTTGGCGACATCTTCACCGATCTCTCGGCGATGATT from the Candidatus Sulfotelmatobacter sp. genome contains:
- a CDS encoding 3-isopropylmalate dehydrogenase, with amino-acid sequence MRRNHRVAVIAGDGIGPEVVHEALRVLERLASVEGFGIQLSTYPFGAEHYLQSKEIFPESAFNEVRQHDAILLGAIGDPRIEVGLLEFGIIAKMRFELDLFVNLRPVRLYAEHLCPLKDTRAEQVDFTVVRENTEDAYAGMRGFFKKGTADEIATQEIIFTRKGVERVIRYAFELARSRPRKKLTLIDKANAVRAMDLWTRVFAEVGAEYPDIKREHNYIDAACMYVVRNPEGFDTVVTSNMFGDIFTDLSAMIQGGLGIAASGNIHPGRVSLFEPIHGSAPKYAGQNVANPIAAIMAVQMMLDYLGEKPA